The DNA segment CAAGCCACCGACTACCAAAAAGCACTGGCTTCGGTAATGGAAGATGCAGAAAAGATGGACAATATCATTACCGGACTGGTTAGTCTTGCTCAGGCAGATCTTGAATTCGGCGCTCCGAAGTTGCAAGACATCAGAATAGATGAAACACTCTGGGTCCTGGCTGAGGAATGGAACCAGAAGCCAAAAGGTAAGCTGATCATAGATATCCTGAATATGCCGGAGGATCCTGCTCAACTCCTCATACAAGCCAATCCTACCCTACTGGCCATTGCATTGAACAACATCATCTCTAATGCTTTTAAATTCTCCGATGATCAGGATGTTCATTGTTCCCTGGATATACAAGCCGAGTTTATTCATGTTTCCATCACCGATCATGGGCCTGGAATTCCTAAAGATAAACAGGAAGATATCTTTAAGCCTTTTTACAGCTCGGCAATTGAAAACAGACACCAGGGTAACGGAATGGGCTTATACATGGCCCATAAAATCATCAGTCTTTTTAAAGGAAATCTCAGTGTAACGTCAAAAAAGGGAGATGGAACCTGCTTTAAAATCAGTTTCCCTAAATTTTAATCTCATTTTAACTTCCCTTTAATTCGGGTTTAATTCCCTCCGGATAGATTTGCCGGAGATGAAAAGACAATTAATTCTGACTAGCATTCTTTTACTTGGACTTGGTATGTCGGGTAGCGCTCAGGACAGCCTGAAACTCAATCTGCCTGAAGCAGAGAAAATGTTTATAGCAGGAAACTATGAGCTGATCGCACAGCAATACCAGACGGAGCAGGCAAAAGCGGATGTCATTACCGCCAAACTTTTTGACAACCCTGAAATCAGCTTTGAAAATCAGCTGTACAATCCGGTCACCAAAAAATTCTTCCAGAATTCTTTACCCTCCGGACAATATAACGTACAGATTTCCCAGCTCATTAAACTGGCCGGAAAACGCAATAAAAATATCCAGCTCGCCAATACAGGAATCAAATTAAGCGAATATGCTTATTTCGACCTCATGCGCAGTCTGCGTTTTCAGTTGAGAAGCAATTTTTATAAAGCTTATTATGCGCAGCAATCCGCTATTGTTTACCAGCAACAAATCAAATCACTGGAACAACTGCTGGCGGCTTCCGAACAACAACTCAAAATGGGTAATGTTGCCTTAAAGGACATCATCAGGATAAAATCACTCGTCTATAATCTGAAAGGAGAATATACGACCCTGCTCAATGAAATTGAAGACACAGAGACGACCTTGAAGCTAATGACCAATATCAAGGCCAACACGCCTTTGTCTTTAACCGCTCCTGCGGAGGAAGAACAAGATTATTCCCTGCAAAAACAACCTTACCTGCAGCTTCTGGAAACGGCAAGAGCCAACCGCGCGGATCTTCAGCTGGCAAAAACCAGTATCACACAGGCAGAGCACAACCTGAGCCTTCAAAAAGCAATGGCAGTTCCCGATGTGGAAGTTTCCCTGACTTACGACCTGCAAGGGAGCGCACCAAATCATTATACCGGCTTAGGCATCAAAGTTCCGCTTCCTCTATTTAACAGAAATCAGGGCGAAATCAAAAAGGCAAAGATTGCGATTACCGCAGGAAATGTAAGCCTGAAACAACAGGAAGCGACCCTGGAAAATGAAGTCTATAACAGCTATAAATCAGCCCTCAGAACCGAAGCCCTCTACCAGGGCATGGACCGGAATTTTGGTCAGGACTTTACAAAACTCATTACGGAGGTCAACAAAAACTTCCGAAGCAGGAACATCAGCCTGGTAGAATTTATCGATTTCTATGATTCTTATAAAGAAAGCACGCTACAGCTGAATCAACTGAAATACGAGCGGATGAATGCCAAAGAAGAAATCAATTACGTCACCGGTGCTAACATATTTAAATAAGTAACATGCAAATCCTCATAAAAAATATCAGCAAATTTTCCCTGATCGGACTGGTTATTCTGGGCCAAAGCTGCACCAGTTCCAAGGAAGCTCCCGTAGTGGAGAAATTTGCCGTTACCGATTCATTAATCAACAGGCTCCTGATCGACACGGTACAACAGGCCAATAACAGAACAGACCTGAGCTTCTCGGCAAAAATCACTGCCGATGAAGAACGTAAAGCAGAGATCTTTCCCATGGTAAGTGGTACCGTTCGGAATGTACCGGTAAAACTGGGCGATAAAGTAAGCGCCGGACAGGTCCTCGCCACAATGGGCAGTACCGAAATGGCCGGATTTGACAAGGAGGTAATCAGCGCTGCTGCAGAACTCAGGAATGCAGAAAGAAACGTCAAACAAATCCAGGAATTGTATAAAAGTGGCCTCTCTTCGGGCAGAGAACTGGAAGAAGCAAAGAACGATGTGTTGATCAAACAAGCAGAAGATAAACGCGCCAGGGCGACCTTAAAACTGAATGGCGGAAACAACAATGGCAATTATGCCATCAAATCCCCATTAACAGGTTTTATCATTGAAAAAAATGTGACCTCCAATATGCAATTGCGTCCGGACAACAACAAAAACCTCTTTACTGTTGCAGACCTTTCTTCGGTCTGGGCCATGATCAACATTTACGAATCAGACATTTCCAGAATAAAAGAAGGTGATGAAGTGAGCATCTCTATCCTCTCCTACCCTGAAAAAGTTTTCAAAGGAAAGATTGATAAAGTGTACAATATGATCGACAATGAGAGTAAAGTGATGAATGCAAGAGTAAGCATTGCCAACCCGGGTTACCTGTTAAAACCAGGAATGATGGCCACCGTCCTGATCTCTGCAAAATCCGGCATAGACCTTCCTGTAGTGAATTCCAGAGGCATCATCTTCGATGAAAACAAAAGTTATGTGCTGGTGGTAGATGCCGCAAAAAAAGTGCGCATCCAGGAAGTAGAAATTGGCCGTAAAACGGTAGAAAAGGCCTATATCAGTAAAGGGCTAAAAGCCGGCGACCGCATTGTGGCATCCAAACAGGTATTCTTATACGAGAGCCTTAAAAATTAACCTGTTCATCTTCAAAAAACAGCTGTAATGAATAAATTCATTAAGACCGTCATCGGCTTTTCGTTAAAAAATAAATACTTCATCTTCTTTGCCACTTTTATTTTAATTCTGGCGGGCTACCTCAGTTTTAAACATACCACCATTGAGGCTTTCCCTGATGTAACGAATACCAATATTACCATTATCACCCAATGGCCGGGCCGAAGTGCCGAAGAGGTAGAAAAGTTTGTGAGCAGGCCTTTGGAAATTGCCATGAACCCAACTGAGAAAAGAACCAGTATCCGTTCTTCTTCCTTATTCGGGTTATCTATCGTAAAAATCACTTTTGAGGACGATGTAGACTATGCAGCTGCAAGGGTCCAGGTGAACAACCATATTGCTGAAGCAGATTTGCCTGAGGGCCTAAAGCCGGAGGTACAGCCACCCTATGGGCCCACAGGAGAGATCTTCAGGTATACATTGAGCAGTGACAAGAAATCGGTGAGGGAGTTAAAAACCCTGCAGGACTGGGTGATCCAACGGGAGCTGTTGTCGGTGCCCGGCATTGCCGATGTGGTAAGCTTTGGCGGTGAGGTAAAGACCTACCAGATTACCGTAGACCCACAGAAAGCCATACAATATGGCGTAAGTGCTACGGAATTATTTGAAGCCGTCTCCAAAAGCAATATCAATGTTGGCGGGGATGTGATCGTGCAAAGCGGACAGGCCTATGTGGTTCGTGGAATCGGAATCCTGAACAATATTGATGAAATCAGAAATGTGGTAGTGGATAACTTTAACGGGACTCCGGTATACGTTAAAACCATTGCAGATGTCGCAGAGTCGGCCCTACCGAGGTTAGGACAGGTAGGCCGCGATCACGATCCCGACGTGGTGGAAGGGATCGTGGTCATGCGCAAAGGAGAAAATCCAAGCGAGGTGATCAGCAAACTCAAGGAAAAGATCAAAGACGTAAATGAGAACATTTTACCCGCAGATGTAAAGATCAATCCTTTTTACGACCGGGAGGACCTGGTCAACTATGCCACACACACCGTGATGGGCAATATGATGGAAGGGATTATTTTCGTGACCCTGATTGTATTCCTGTTTATGGCCGATTGGCGTACGACATTAATTGTATCCATCATTATTCCACTGGCACTGCTTTTTGCATTCATCTGCCTAAAACTAAAGGGCATGTCGGCCAACCTCCTTTCCATGGGAGCGATTGACTTTGGAATTATTATCGATGGGGCGGTGGTCATGGTCGAGGGCATATTTGTGGCTCTTGACCATAAAGCCAAAAAGACAGGCATGGAGAAATTCAACAGGTTAAGCAAACTCGGACTGATCAAAAAAGCCTGTTTAGAAAACGGAAAGGGAATCTTCTTCGCCAAGCTGATCATCATCACCGGACTGCTGCCCATCTTTACCTTTGAAAAGGTAGAAGGAAAAATGTTCTCTCCCCTGGCCTGGACGCTAAGCTTCGCGCTATTGGGTGCCCTGCTCCTCACCTTTACCCTCGTTCCGGCAATGGCCAGTGTCTTGCTGCGGAAAAATGTGAAAGAGAAACACAACATCTTTCTGGAATTCCTGACCAAACATGTGATCCGCTTCTTTGATGTTTGTTTTAAATTCAGAAAACTGGCATTCGGAGTATCTATAGTGGTTTTGGTACTGGGCTTGTTCAGCTTTAAGTTCCTGGGAACCGAGTTCCTCCCTACCCTGGATGAGGGCTCGATCTATGTGCGGGCAACCGGTCCATTGAGCATCTCGCTGGATGAAACAAAAAAACTGTCCAACGACATCAGAAAGATCTTTTTAAGTTTTGAAGAAGTAAAACAGGTGATGTCGCAGACCGGAAGACCGAATGATGGAACCGATGCAACCGGCTTTTACAATATGGAATTTCATGTAGACATTTATCCGAAAAAGGAATGGAAACGAAAGGAAACCAAAGAGCAGCTGATTGAGCGCATGCAGGAAAAATTGAAGACTTTCCCAGGCATCAGCCTGAATTTCTCGCAACCCATCTCCGACAATGTGGAAGAAGCAGTTTCCGGAGTTAAGGGCTCCATTGTAGTCAAGCTCTTTGGTAACGACTTCAAATTCATAGAGAAAGAAGAAGAAAAGATAGAGAAGATTCTGAAAACGGTAGAGGGTATCGAAGATTTAGGAATTCTAAGGAATCTGGGGCAACCGGAACTACAGATCAATCTGGATCAAAAGAAAATGGCTTTATATGGAGTGAGTACTGCCGATGCAAATGCGGTAATTGAAATGGCCATTGGAGGTAAGGCCGCTACCCAGATTTATGAAGGGGAAAGGAAGTTCGACCTGATCATCCGCTATCCGGAAGATTTCAGAAAAGATGAAAGTTCAATTGCCAAACTGAGGATCCCAACCCTCGCCGGTGCGAAGGTTCCATTGGGAGAAATTGCCAGCATCAGAAAGATTACCGGACCGAGCATGATCTACCGTGATAAACACCAGAGATATGGCGCCATTAAATTCTCCATCAGAGGAAGAGATATGGGCAGTGTAATTGCGGAGGCCCAGGCTAAGGTAAAAGCAGAGATCAAATTACCTAAGGAATATAAAATGGAATGGGCAGGAGATTTTGAAAATCAGCAAAGGGCAACAAGCAGGTTATCACAGGCTGTACCCATTAGCTTACTGCTCATTTTCTTCATCCTCTTTGTATTGTTTGGAAACATCAAGGATTCCTTACTCGTGCTGAACAATGTGCCTTTTGCAATGGTGGGTGGAATTTTAGCGATCCTGGCTACAGGAATTAATTTCAACATCTCTGCCGGAATTGGTTTCATTGCCTTATTTGGGATTTGCGTACAAAACGGGGTGATCCTGATCACCAGGTTTAAGAGCAATATTATCGAGTTGAAACACCGGCCGGACTGGAGTTTTGCCGATGCGATAAAAGATGGGGTAGCGAGTAGAATGCGTCCGGTAATTATGACTGCCCTGATGGCGGCCATTGGACTGATGCCCGCAGCCTTATCTACAGGAATAGGTTCTGAAGCCTCAAAACCTTTAGCTATTGTAGTGATCGGAGGATTGATTACCAATACTCTATTCAACCTTTTTGTTTATCCGATTGTCTTTTACTGGGCCTATCAGAAAAAGGTAAATCATTTACAATCGGTGATTCCAGAGGCGTAAAGATTTATTGATACATAGATATATCAACACATTGATATATCTATGTATTTATTTCGATGTCTATAAGTCCGGCGCCTTATACACCGCTATTTCCGACAGCACCGGACCTGCATTTGCCTCCAGTATATTGATTCTGATCTTAGTCGTCTTTATCGTGGCGAAAGAAAGAATCCTTTTATGACCTATCGTAGTTTGCTGTAATAAAGGTTTGAATGCTTTTCCATCCAGGTATTCCACGGAGAAGGATTTGATGCGTTGTCCCAGGGCAATATATTCCTGAAGAACGATGCGGTTCAATTCCGTTGCTTTTCCGAGGTCTATGGTTAAAGCAGCTGTTTTTACCTGATCGGATGTTGCCCAGTAAGTGCTGGTCTTTCCATCTGTCAGATTTTGCGCAAGGAACTGTTTCCCTGTTCTTGTATGACTGGCCAGAACTTTCTTCCCTTTGGCAAGGTTCGTTTTAAAACTCGCATCAATGGCTTTCTTAAATTCCATTAACCGTGTGGAATCGGTTGGATGAATTAATCCATCACGGTCTACCGGAACGTTCAGCAACAGGTTGCTGTTGCGACCCACTGAACTCTCATAAATAGACATCAGCTCTTCCAGGGTTTTCACTTTATTATCTGTTGAAGCACTATAAAACCATCCTGGTCTGATCGAGACATCTACCTCCGCAGGGATCCAGTATTTACCATTTTCATTTCCGGTATTTAACACTGCTGATGCCGGGGCCGCTGCTCCTACACCAAAGCCATCTGTATTAAGAGTTGCCCAATTGGTTTCTCCGGCAACACCTCTTTCATTTCCCATCCAGCGGACATCAGGACCTATATCGCTAAAAATTACCGCTTGTGGATTATGGGTACGGACCACACTGTTAAACAGTTTAAAGTCATAGGCCTGATCTTTCTCATTCGCACCTTTAGCGCCATCAAACCATTGTTCAAAGACTGGTCCGTATTGCGTATGCACTTCTTTGAGGGTATTGGCAAAGATCTGATTGTATTCAGAAGTACCGTATTTAGGATGGTTGCGGTCCCATGGCGATAAGTATACTCCAAACTTCAGTCCATATTCTTTACAAGCTGCAGAAAGCTCTTTCAGCACATCTCCTTTTCCATCTTTCCAGGCACTTTCCCTTACGGTATGCGTGCTGTATTTACTTGGAAAAAGGCAAAAACCATCATGGTGTTTCGCCGTAATGATAATGGCTTTCATCCCTGCTGCTTTTGCCGTCCTTGCCCACTGACGGGCATCCAGTTTTTTAGGGTTAAAGATTTTAGGGTCTTCATCTCCATGTCCCCATTCTTTATCGGTAAAAGTATTGGGTCCGAAATGGATGAACATGTAATATTCCATGTCTTGCCAGGCCAGCTGGTTTTTATTTGGGATTGCACCAAATGGCGCAGGTGCCTTTTGTGCAAACCCGCCCGTGGTTAGCAAAAAGGAAAATAATAAAGGCATTGATAACTTCTTCATACAATAAAGGTTCGTTTGTGGTTAGCATTGGAGTTTTAAAATTGCAACATATTAGCCGTCGGAAATTCATTTCTTTTGTCATTAAATTAAATGATTTTGGCCTGCCGCTGATATAAACACAAACACAATGCGACTTTGTTTGTTGTTATATCTGCAAACTAAACCAGCCAAAGATGAAAAATTCATATCCTGAAGAATTTGAGATACTCGTCACCTTAGATGGGACAGATACACAGATTACGGTAAAACCCGATGAAACCAGCGATGGCGCTCCGTACTTTATCTGCGACCTGTCGGGCAATACCATCACTCAATTGAGAGAAGAAACCGATGGCAGCTGGGAGCAGCTCTGGGGGAAACTGGACCATCAAGCCGTCACACTAATCGGAAAGGCAATTAAACACAAACTAACGATATGAACACACACCTGAAACTACGGTCTGGAAGGTTCTCTATTGAGAAGCACCAGTATGAAAACATAGGATGGTCGGAGCGGATGGTCTCTATGTTTCTGAGTGGCGCATTAATTAGCTGGGGATTAAGAAGACCATCCAAGGCTAAGTTTTTATATGGTGCTTACATGGCCTACCGTGCAGCAACAGGGAGGTGTCTGCTGTATGAACAGCTGGGCATCGATGCCAAAAGACCCCGTGCCGTAAATATCAGGGGTGAATTTGAGATTGAAAAACCTGCTTCAGAAGTTTATACCTATTGGCGAAACCTGAACAACCTTCCGGGGAGCATCAGGCATCTGTTGGATGTCAAGGTGATTGATGAAAACCTATCCCATTGGAAATCCAATGTAATGGGAAGTTTATTCTCAATTGACTGGGATGCAGAAATCGTAAAGGATGAACCCGGCCATTTTATCGGCTGGCAATCCGCTGCAGGGGCTTTGATCCATCATGTAGGCAAAGTAGAATTTACCCCCGGATCAGACGGGCAGAGTACCGTTTTAAAAGTAACGCTATCTTATCGTCCTCCCGCAGGTGGTGTAGGTATTGGGCTGGCTAAACTCATGAATCCCTATCTGGAAGGGTTATTAAAAAAAGAAATAAAAAGCTTCAAACATACCATTGAAAACAGAACGCCTGTATACACCTAAAAACAGCTATTTTGTTTCGCGGATCACCTTAAAAAATTCGTCCCTATAGGTTTCTCCTACCGGGATGATATTCTCTTTAATAAAGATGGAATTGCCATCTATCATCCGGATTTTATCTATGGCGACGATATAAGATTTATGAACGCGGTAGAACCTGATTTTAGGCAGGTAGAGCTCCATTTCTCTTAAAGTTAAATAAGTGATGATGCGCTCTTCTGCCGTAAAAATGGAGATATAGTTCTTCAGTCCTTCGATATAAAGGATATCATCATAACTGACTTTGATAAACTTATTCTTGCTTTCTCCTTTGATAAACATGTAATCGGTTCCTGCAGTCGGCGTTTGAAGTAAGGCCATATTTTCGCTTTCTATAGCCGGGGCAGGCGGATGAAATAAGAGTTCTGCTTTTTGAACCGCTTTATAGAAACGTTCAAAGGAAATGGGTTTCAGGAGGTAATCAATCACATTGTGTTCAAATCCCTCCAATGCATATTCAGGATAAGCAGTGGTGAGGATAACTTTACATTTATGTCCGCAGATCTTCAGAAATTGAATTCCCGTCAGTTCAGGCATTTGTATATCCAGAAATACCAGGTCCACTTTACCTTCCTGCACCATGGTCAAAGCTTCAAATGCGTTGGTCGTTGTTGCGATCAAATCTAAAAATGGCAGTTTACGAATATGTGTGGCTAGTATCTCAGAGGCATAAGCCTCATCATCAACGGCAATACAACGAATCATCAGTTATTTTTTTTAGTGGTAAAATATTCATTAAATATAGCGCATAAACTATAGTTCAATTCTCAGGTTAACCTGATAGGATTTCCCATCATTCTGGACTTCCAGATCATGTTTACCGGGATAAATCAAATACAATCTTCGTTGTACATTGATCAAACCGATCCCACTGGAATGGTCTTTCTGGTTCTGGTTAATCTTATTGAAAACGCTCACTTTCAGCTCCTGCCGGATTACTTTGATCGTTATGCGGACGGGATGTTCCGGATCGTTCAATACCCCATGTTTAAAGGCATTTTCTAAAAATGGGATGAGTAACAATGGTGCCATACGCTGCTGATCATTAATGCCCTCCACCTCAAAATTGACGTAGAAAAGCGGATCAAAACGCATTCTAAACAACTCCACATAACTCTCCAGATAATCGACTTCTTTGAGCAGGCTGACCTTGCCATCGGGACTTTCAGTGAGCGTATAGCGCATCAGGTCAGAAAGCCTGATCACCGCTGCGGCCAATTTATCCGAAACAGGAAGGGCAAGGGAATAGATATAATTCAGGGTATTGTATAAAAAATGAGGGTTGATCTGAGATTTAAGGAATGACAATTCTGCTTTTTCAGCTTCAACTCTAAGCTGCTGATTCATTTTCTCATTTTTGAACGCATTTTGAGTACTCCAAACCGCTGCCGCAATGACAATATAGGAAGTGCCAAAATACAGGTTATCCCGGATGTAGTATAAGACGGTGGTATTTTGACTGTAATTGCCAAATCCAAAAAAATGTCGGTTTAGCACTTCTTCCAACAGATAACGCATGGAAATAAAGACCGCCATGGTGAACACAACCCCGGCTATCAGCTGTGGAATTTTTGATTTACGGAGATAACAGGGATATACCCAAAGGTAGCAGATGTAAAATTCTACAATATGTAGAAAATTTATGGTCACATCAAAATGCCATACCTCATCACGCCAATTGTTATTGATGATATCGCCGATGTAATAATAGCCCAACAACAGCGTCCAGCAAAGGATATGTATGAGCACCTGCTTTTTTTTATTCATGCCATAAAACTAATCAAAGTCACTCTTTATTTTATTTTTCTTATCCCAACCCTATCTTTAATTACGCCAGCCCTCCCTTTTGGCGGACGAATACTGCTTTATCAGATTTAAACGGTTTGCATCATATTTCAGGGGGTTGGGATCATTTAATTTAAGAATCAGCGCATATTGAGTCCATTTGAGGAAACAATCAAACAACCATGCGTAACCATTTAAAATTTCTTCTTCCCTTCTTATTTTTATTACTGATCAAAGTCAGCGCTTTTAGCCAAAGTTCCAAGTTAAGCGGCAGCGTTCTTAGCGTAACAGACGGCAAAGCCATTGAATTTGCTTCTGTTGCATTGATCCAACTGCTGGATTCCACAAGAGCAGGCCTTAGCATGAGCAATGAAAAAGGAATATTTTCATTTGAAAACATCAAACCCGGAACTTACCTCATTAAAGTGATTGCAATAGGTTATGAAAGAACTCAGAGTAAAACCTTTGACCTTGGCAACATCGCAATGGTATTACCTGCCCTGAAATTAAACGGCTCGGTAAAGACCCTAAAAGAAGTAGGGATCATTGCTAAAACACCTTTAATTGAACAACTCGCAGATCGTACGGTTCTGAATGTAGCGCAAATGAATACGGCAGGAGACAATGCATTAGATGTGCTAAAAAGAGCACCCGGGATTAAACTCGACAAAGATGATAACATTATCCTCAAGGGCAAAAGCGGGGTAAATGTCATGATAGATGGTAAGATGAGCTATATGTCCGGACTGGAACTGAGTACCTATCTGAAATCTTTACCTGGCGATGTGATGAGTAAAGTGGAACTGATTTCTAACCCTCCTTCCTCCTTTGATGCTGCCGGATCTGCCGGAATCATCAACATCAAATTAAAAAGAAACAAATTACAAGGCTTTAACGGGACTGCAAATATCGGCGCAGGATATGGCGAATATGGAAAAGGATATGGTGGTACCAATTTAAACTACAATATTGGAAAAATCAGTACCTATGCCCGGTTCAGTTATGGCTATTACAACTCCTTTAACAAACTGACCATGAACCGTAAGATTGGAGAAGAACAATTTAACCAGCGTAATTTCTGGCATCCGATTACCAAAAGCAGCAATTATTCGGCAGGAGCTGATTATTTTATCAACGACAGGCATACGGTTGGTGTATTATGGAAAGGTTCTGCCGCTCCCTATACCACTAATAGTGAGAGTCGTTCAGTGAATTACAATGCGGCAAACCAACAAATGGGAAGCGTGGATTCTAAAAACCCACAGGACAATACCGCAGGAAATTATGCCATTAACCTGAACTATCGTTTTAAAATAGACACTGCCGGAAGGGAGCTGGGTTTTGACCTCGACCAGGTCAACTATGACAACTCTAAAACGGAACAATATTTCAACAGTTATTTTGATGCTTCGGGAGCAAGGACCGGGGACATCATCAATCTGAGAAACAAAGGATTTGGGGATGTGAACATTTACGCGGTTAAAATAGATTATGTACATCCCTTGTCAAAAACACTTAAAGCAGAGGCGGGATATAAAAGCAGTTGGGTAAAGACCAATAATGACGTACGGTTCGATTCCCTCAAAACATCCGCATGGATAAACGACCCGAAACGTACCAATCAATTTGTTTACCGGGAGAACATCAATGCCCTTTACCTGTCCTTCAGCCAGTCCTTTAAACAGCTGGAACTTAAAGCAGGATTGCGGGCAGAGCAAACACTTGGAAAAGGAGCTTCTTCCGGTACCGAAGAAAAGATAGACCGTAAATACTGGCAGCTCTTCCCTACCTTTTTCGCTTCCTGGAAGGTCAATAAAAACCATCAGATTCAGGGAAGTTATGCGCGTCGCATCAACCGGCCATCCTACACCGACCTGAACCCCTTTGCTTTCTATTCCGATCCTTACACTGCCTTAAAAGGTAATCCATTGCTACTGCCTTCATTTTCCAACAATATGGAACTCAATTACCACATTAAAAGTTTTAGGGTCCTTACGTTGAGTTATGCTAAAAGTACAGATGTGATCTTTCCTGTAATTTATCAAAATGACCAGACTAAAGAAAGCATCAGTGTAAATGAAAACCTTGGCAAGT comes from the Pedobacter sp. FW305-3-2-15-E-R2A2 genome and includes:
- a CDS encoding sensor histidine kinase; this translates as MNKKKQVLIHILCWTLLLGYYYIGDIINNNWRDEVWHFDVTINFLHIVEFYICYLWVYPCYLRKSKIPQLIAGVVFTMAVFISMRYLLEEVLNRHFFGFGNYSQNTTVLYYIRDNLYFGTSYIVIAAAVWSTQNAFKNEKMNQQLRVEAEKAELSFLKSQINPHFLYNTLNYIYSLALPVSDKLAAAVIRLSDLMRYTLTESPDGKVSLLKEVDYLESYVELFRMRFDPLFYVNFEVEGINDQQRMAPLLLIPFLENAFKHGVLNDPEHPVRITIKVIRQELKVSVFNKINQNQKDHSSGIGLINVQRRLYLIYPGKHDLEVQNDGKSYQVNLRIEL
- a CDS encoding outer membrane beta-barrel family protein: MRNHLKFLLPFLFLLLIKVSAFSQSSKLSGSVLSVTDGKAIEFASVALIQLLDSTRAGLSMSNEKGIFSFENIKPGTYLIKVIAIGYERTQSKTFDLGNIAMVLPALKLNGSVKTLKEVGIIAKTPLIEQLADRTVLNVAQMNTAGDNALDVLKRAPGIKLDKDDNIILKGKSGVNVMIDGKMSYMSGLELSTYLKSLPGDVMSKVELISNPPSSFDAAGSAGIINIKLKRNKLQGFNGTANIGAGYGEYGKGYGGTNLNYNIGKISTYARFSYGYYNSFNKLTMNRKIGEEQFNQRNFWHPITKSSNYSAGADYFINDRHTVGVLWKGSAAPYTTNSESRSVNYNAANQQMGSVDSKNPQDNTAGNYAINLNYRFKIDTAGRELGFDLDQVNYDNSKTEQYFNSYFDASGARTGDIINLRNKGFGDVNIYAVKIDYVHPLSKTLKAEAGYKSSWVKTNNDVRFDSLKTSAWINDPKRTNQFVYRENINALYLSFSQSFKQLELKAGLRAEQTLGKGASSGTEEKIDRKYWQLFPTFFASWKVNKNHQIQGSYARRINRPSYTDLNPFAFYSDPYTALKGNPLLLPSFSNNMELNYHIKSFRVLTLSYAKSTDVIFPVIYQNDQTKESISVNENLGKSQNLYLATGSPFDLTKWWNNNTELSIAYDDVKSAVQGGSYDSHKFSWSLNSEQTFTLPKDLQLTYTFYYGSPSVSGLFRSLEYYGMNVSARKTFMNKKATVSLKLNDVFDTNKFRANLRYNNVDTYWQNQWESRKINLTLNYKFGNMKVKNARTRSTGTADEESRVKN